A DNA window from Hydractinia symbiolongicarpus strain clone_291-10 chromosome 6, HSymV2.1, whole genome shotgun sequence contains the following coding sequences:
- the LOC130647610 gene encoding methylcytosine dioxygenase TET1-like isoform X1, translating to MAVLQSTKTVLKRAIKCGICVPCQIKNNCGVCTACVNRKTGKQACKLRKCKKIIEKQKLKARKKEINGHGTKVSHQPTLPMFSDIFKCNGKEQPGKKERISPVIFEPRLSKAEPEHILEKKLEPTKRNGKIEELPSFETFRRFEQGLISPIKRKLKTHRKGLKIRRKIPKITHHPCGCPINEDVKTGPFYTHLGSGRTLDELKASLKTKFDVSDSAIRLHLVRYTATEGKNGDGCPLARWVLRRKGPEEKYLVIAKKCDGHVCSGAFVVIAIVAWEAISKQYADDMYQYLRQNLNKCGFSTRRRCGANESKTCRCQGDDEETDGRSFSFGCSWSIFFNGCKFAKSTSARKFKMQEQQKEEEMEMVLQQMATHVSPLLNIWSPQAYENMTRFEETAADCRIGLKDGRPFSGVTCCLDFCAHSHKDIHNMNNGTTMVCTLLKPDYDERDDEQLHVLPLYQLIGDNGNVAETNFDIPDHLFKSKTQERQEPVEGKGKYVCKTAVAQKQNQNFDPDESTVSLTTVDEAQVGNFYMSGLNPTSVSPSLFQLPSFVDENKTMFRQYNLDSIQNLNTTGPKQENEIRRKPHTPVPTVISDDMGGVAIALGHGSFLVECAKKEVHATTALKNPQRTKPTRISMVFYQHKKLNKKKHGFHEYKEKMDLRNKEKLEKQSFDDLALLADAASFNDSMNSMDTSVENTPEKINPLLELCKQQSLERHNSAPDLPSLFASEHGNTTQDITQCVGRDRVSVIQKNTNSFSIERLIKKEDSRDSVLPITTFGVANNLQQTGVTETQKLPTFSVFSKRFNVAKLDDLIEGKHEPILHGQSNHERELSNVKIESAFYNNERVDKLKENIVSVNRTASDRPYLNINGNKQNNLQQMQSHDMKFPCHPSHLLRKTTPTQVIFQQQLPMWKEEQKKQQLLQEQQQQQKQSYQQEQQQQKYQQQKQQQQQLALWAEEQQKNILNLQQQQQQQHEMFKAEERSREQLQKERQLSWQEQFSIDSHKRKSNNLLNPPYTEVDKWRRHINNDVAERKIASDVSPEDLPFFKQQINAAQETSLAYRHIQQSLLRGMPRCGALPRFPMNGLPIHCDIRSAALPGSERNNHAARFLHPNVDSYPAGMPKYNPSVISADSGGYSPYYRQPSLLDRHAALWNSRDINSGPDGRARKNSSYIVDK from the exons ATGGCTGTTTTGCAAAGCacaaaaactgttttaaaacGAGCAATAAAATGTGGTATTTGTGTGCCATGCCAGATTAAGAATAATTGTGGTGTATGCACTGCATGTGTAAACAGAAAAACAGGTAAACAGGCTTGTAAGCTAAGAAAATGCaagaaaattatagaaaaacaaaaactaaaggCAAGAAAGAAAGAG ATAAATGGACATGGCACAAAAGTCAGCCATCAACCAACTTTGCCGATGTTCTCTGATATCTTCAAATGCAATGGAAAAGAACAACCtggtaaaaaagaaagaatttcaCCTGTTATATTCGAACCAAGATTGTCTAAGGCTGAGCCAGAACACATATTGGAGAAAAAGCTGGAACCAACCAAGCGAAATGGGAAAATTGAAGAACTCCCTTCATTCGAAACATTTCGGAGATTTGAGCAAGGCTTAATCAGCCCAATCAAGCGTAAATTAAAAACGCATAGAAAAGGATTAAAAATTAGGAGAAAAATTCCGAAGATTACTCACCACCCATGTGGATGTCCAA TTAATGAAGATGTAAAAACTGGCCCATTCTACACACATTTAGGTTCTGGACGAACATTAGACGAGTTAAAAGCCTCTCTAAAAACaaa atTTGATGTCAGCGATTCTGCTATAAGATTACATCTTGTTCGTTACACTGCTACAGAGGGTAAAAATGGTGATGGATGTCCACTAGCAAGATGG gtTTTGCGAAGAAAAGGTCCTGAAGAGAAATATCTCGTGATAGCCAAAAAATGTGATGGGCATGTTTGTAGTGGAGCCTTCGTAGTGATAGCAATTGTTGCATGGGAAGCGATCTCCAAACAATACGCTGATGATATGTACCAGTATTTACgccagaatttaaataaatgtgGATTCAGTACCAGGCGCCGATGTGGTGCAAACGAAAG CAAAACGTGCAGGTGTCAAGGTGACGATGAAGAAACAGATGGTCGGTCATTTTCATTTGGCTGCTCTTGGAGTATATTTTTCAATGGTTGCAAATTTGCAAAAAGTACTTCTGCAAGAAAGTTTAAGATGCAAGAACAGCAGAag GAAGAGGAAATGGAGATGGTGCTGCAACAAATGGCAACTCACGTTTCACCTTTGTTGAATATTTGGTCCCCACAAGCTTATGAAAATATG aCCCGCTTTGAAGAAACTGCAGCAGATTGTAGAATAGGATTAAAAGATGGCAGACCGTTCTCTGGTGTGACATGTTGTTTGGACTTCTGTGCACACAGTCACAAAGACATACATAACATGAATAATGGAACAACTATG GTATGCACACTATTAAAGCCTGATTATGACGAAAGAGACGACGAACAGCTGCACGTTCTGCCATTGTATCAGTTAATAGGGGACAACGGAAATGTTGCCGAGACCAACTTTGATATCCCTGACCACCTTTTCAAGAGTAAAACACAAGAGCGACAAGAACCTGTTGAAGGAAAAGGAAAATATGTGTGTAAAACCGCTGTagctcaaaaacaaaatcagaaTTTCGATCCGGATGAGTCAACTGTGTCTTTAACCACTGTAGATGAAGCTCAAGTGGGAAATTTTTATATGAGCGGTTTAAATCCTACTTCGGTTAGCCCTTCGCTATTCCAGCTACCATCTTTTGTTGATGAAAATAAAACTATGTTCCGTCAATATAATCTTGATTCGATTCAAAACTTAAACACGACAGGCCCAAAGCAGGAAAATGAGATTAGGCGAAAACCGCATACACCTGTACCTACTGTGATCTCAGATGACATGGGTGGAGTCGCAATCGCATTGGGTCATGGTTCGTTCTTGGTTGAATGCGCAAAGAAAGAAGTGCACGCGACGACGGCTTTGAAGAATCCACAACGCACGAAACCAACACGTATTAGTATGGTGTTCTACCAGCACAAGAaactaaacaagaaaaaacatggcTTCCatgaatataaagaaaaaatggaCTTAAGAAATAAAGAGAAATTGGAGAAGCAAAGTTTCGACGATTTAGCTCTACTTGCAGACGCAGCATCATTTAACGATTCTATGAATTCAATGGATACAAGCGTTGAAAACACTCCCGAAAAAATCAATCCTCTTCTAgaactttgtaaacaacaaaGTCTGGAGCGACACAACTCTGCACCCGATCTACCGAGTTTGTTTGCATCGGAACATGGAAATACCACGCAAGATATCACGCAGTGTGTAGGAAGAGACCGTGTGTCAGtcattcaaaaaaatacaaatagtTTCAGTATCGAGAGACTGATAAAGAAGGAAGATTCAAGAGATAGTGTTCTTCCCATAACTACGTTTGGTGTAGCGAACAATTTGCAACAGACTGGTGTAACGGAAACACAGAAGCTACCAACCTTTAGTGTGTTTTCGAAACGTTTCAATGTCGCTAAGTTAGATGACCTAATCGAAGGTAAACATGAACCGATTCTTCACGGTCAATCAAATCATGAAAGGGAACTGTCCAATGTGAAAATTGAATCTGCATTTTATAACAACGAACGCGTGGATAAGTTGAAAGAAAACATAGTTAGTGTAAACAGGACTGCAAGCGACCGTCCCTATTTAAACATAAATggtaataaacaaaataacttGCAGCAAATGCAATCTCACGACATGAAATTTCCATGCCATCCTTCACACTTGTTGAGAAAAACAACGCCGACACAAGTCATCTTCCAACAACAACTGCCTATGTGGAAGGAAGAACAGAAAAAGCAACAGCTTCTGcaggaacaacaacaacaacagaaacaaTCATATCagcaagaacaacaacaacaaaaataccagcaacaaaaacaacaacaacaacaactggcTCTCTGGGCGGAAGAACAACAGAAAAACATACTAAatttgcaacaacaacaacaacaacagcacgAGATGTTCAAGGCAGAAGAAAGATCCAGAGAGCAATTGCAGAAAGAACGACAACTAAGCTGGCAAGAGCAATTCTCAATAGATTCACATAAAAGAAAGTCAAACAATTTGCTTAATCCACCTTATACAGAAGTAGATAAATGGAGAAGACATATTAATAATGATGTTGCTGAAAGAAAAATTGCTTCGGATGTAAGTCCGGAGGATTTGCCTTTTTTTAAGCAGCAAATTAACGCAGCTCAAGAGACAAGCCTGGCGTATCGTCACATACAACAGAGTTTACTGCGTGGCATGCCGAGATGTGGAGCGCTTCCTCGTTTTCCTATGAATGGCTTACCCATACATTGTGATATAAGATCAGCTGCTCTCCCAGGGTCAGAAAGGAACAACCACGCCGCACGATTCCTGCATCCAAACGTAGACAGTTATCCTGCCGGCATGCCGAAATATAACCCTAGCGTGATTTCTGCTGACTCAGGCGGTTATTCGCCATACTACAGACAGCCATCTTTGTTAGATAGACACGCTGCGTTGTGGAATTCCAGAGATATAAACAGCGGACCAGATGGGAGAGCACGTAAAAATTCATCGTATATCGTggacaaataa
- the LOC130647610 gene encoding uncharacterized protein LOC130647610 isoform X2, with amino-acid sequence MTIADMQDFPPFPSNFPWTNGTTLSSTQENAFKAQLNQKLMQINGHGTKVSHQPTLPMFSDIFKCNGKEQPGKKERISPVIFEPRLSKAEPEHILEKKLEPTKRNGKIEELPSFETFRRFEQGLISPIKRKLKTHRKGLKIRRKIPKITHHPCGCPINEDVKTGPFYTHLGSGRTLDELKASLKTKFDVSDSAIRLHLVRYTATEGKNGDGCPLARWVLRRKGPEEKYLVIAKKCDGHVCSGAFVVIAIVAWEAISKQYADDMYQYLRQNLNKCGFSTRRRCGANESKTCRCQGDDEETDGRSFSFGCSWSIFFNGCKFAKSTSARKFKMQEQQKEEEMEMVLQQMATHVSPLLNIWSPQAYENMTRFEETAADCRIGLKDGRPFSGVTCCLDFCAHSHKDIHNMNNGTTMVCTLLKPDYDERDDEQLHVLPLYQLIGDNGNVAETNFDIPDHLFKSKTQERQEPVEGKGKYVCKTAVAQKQNQNFDPDESTVSLTTVDEAQVGNFYMSGLNPTSVSPSLFQLPSFVDENKTMFRQYNLDSIQNLNTTGPKQENEIRRKPHTPVPTVISDDMGGVAIALGHGSFLVECAKKEVHATTALKNPQRTKPTRISMVFYQHKKLNKKKHGFHEYKEKMDLRNKEKLEKQSFDDLALLADAASFNDSMNSMDTSVENTPEKINPLLELCKQQSLERHNSAPDLPSLFASEHGNTTQDITQCVGRDRVSVIQKNTNSFSIERLIKKEDSRDSVLPITTFGVANNLQQTGVTETQKLPTFSVFSKRFNVAKLDDLIEGKHEPILHGQSNHERELSNVKIESAFYNNERVDKLKENIVSVNRTASDRPYLNINGNKQNNLQQMQSHDMKFPCHPSHLLRKTTPTQVIFQQQLPMWKEEQKKQQLLQEQQQQQKQSYQQEQQQQKYQQQKQQQQQLALWAEEQQKNILNLQQQQQQQHEMFKAEERSREQLQKERQLSWQEQFSIDSHKRKSNNLLNPPYTEVDKWRRHINNDVAERKIASDVSPEDLPFFKQQINAAQETSLAYRHIQQSLLRGMPRCGALPRFPMNGLPIHCDIRSAALPGSERNNHAARFLHPNVDSYPAGMPKYNPSVISADSGGYSPYYRQPSLLDRHAALWNSRDINSGPDGRARKNSSYIVDK; translated from the exons ATGACAATTGCAGATATGCAAGACTTTCCACCCTTCCCAAGCAACTTTCCATGGACTAATGGTACCACACTATCGTCAACTCAGGAAAATGCATTTAAAGCACAGTTAAATCAAAAGTTGATGCAG ATAAATGGACATGGCACAAAAGTCAGCCATCAACCAACTTTGCCGATGTTCTCTGATATCTTCAAATGCAATGGAAAAGAACAACCtggtaaaaaagaaagaatttcaCCTGTTATATTCGAACCAAGATTGTCTAAGGCTGAGCCAGAACACATATTGGAGAAAAAGCTGGAACCAACCAAGCGAAATGGGAAAATTGAAGAACTCCCTTCATTCGAAACATTTCGGAGATTTGAGCAAGGCTTAATCAGCCCAATCAAGCGTAAATTAAAAACGCATAGAAAAGGATTAAAAATTAGGAGAAAAATTCCGAAGATTACTCACCACCCATGTGGATGTCCAA TTAATGAAGATGTAAAAACTGGCCCATTCTACACACATTTAGGTTCTGGACGAACATTAGACGAGTTAAAAGCCTCTCTAAAAACaaa atTTGATGTCAGCGATTCTGCTATAAGATTACATCTTGTTCGTTACACTGCTACAGAGGGTAAAAATGGTGATGGATGTCCACTAGCAAGATGG gtTTTGCGAAGAAAAGGTCCTGAAGAGAAATATCTCGTGATAGCCAAAAAATGTGATGGGCATGTTTGTAGTGGAGCCTTCGTAGTGATAGCAATTGTTGCATGGGAAGCGATCTCCAAACAATACGCTGATGATATGTACCAGTATTTACgccagaatttaaataaatgtgGATTCAGTACCAGGCGCCGATGTGGTGCAAACGAAAG CAAAACGTGCAGGTGTCAAGGTGACGATGAAGAAACAGATGGTCGGTCATTTTCATTTGGCTGCTCTTGGAGTATATTTTTCAATGGTTGCAAATTTGCAAAAAGTACTTCTGCAAGAAAGTTTAAGATGCAAGAACAGCAGAag GAAGAGGAAATGGAGATGGTGCTGCAACAAATGGCAACTCACGTTTCACCTTTGTTGAATATTTGGTCCCCACAAGCTTATGAAAATATG aCCCGCTTTGAAGAAACTGCAGCAGATTGTAGAATAGGATTAAAAGATGGCAGACCGTTCTCTGGTGTGACATGTTGTTTGGACTTCTGTGCACACAGTCACAAAGACATACATAACATGAATAATGGAACAACTATG GTATGCACACTATTAAAGCCTGATTATGACGAAAGAGACGACGAACAGCTGCACGTTCTGCCATTGTATCAGTTAATAGGGGACAACGGAAATGTTGCCGAGACCAACTTTGATATCCCTGACCACCTTTTCAAGAGTAAAACACAAGAGCGACAAGAACCTGTTGAAGGAAAAGGAAAATATGTGTGTAAAACCGCTGTagctcaaaaacaaaatcagaaTTTCGATCCGGATGAGTCAACTGTGTCTTTAACCACTGTAGATGAAGCTCAAGTGGGAAATTTTTATATGAGCGGTTTAAATCCTACTTCGGTTAGCCCTTCGCTATTCCAGCTACCATCTTTTGTTGATGAAAATAAAACTATGTTCCGTCAATATAATCTTGATTCGATTCAAAACTTAAACACGACAGGCCCAAAGCAGGAAAATGAGATTAGGCGAAAACCGCATACACCTGTACCTACTGTGATCTCAGATGACATGGGTGGAGTCGCAATCGCATTGGGTCATGGTTCGTTCTTGGTTGAATGCGCAAAGAAAGAAGTGCACGCGACGACGGCTTTGAAGAATCCACAACGCACGAAACCAACACGTATTAGTATGGTGTTCTACCAGCACAAGAaactaaacaagaaaaaacatggcTTCCatgaatataaagaaaaaatggaCTTAAGAAATAAAGAGAAATTGGAGAAGCAAAGTTTCGACGATTTAGCTCTACTTGCAGACGCAGCATCATTTAACGATTCTATGAATTCAATGGATACAAGCGTTGAAAACACTCCCGAAAAAATCAATCCTCTTCTAgaactttgtaaacaacaaaGTCTGGAGCGACACAACTCTGCACCCGATCTACCGAGTTTGTTTGCATCGGAACATGGAAATACCACGCAAGATATCACGCAGTGTGTAGGAAGAGACCGTGTGTCAGtcattcaaaaaaatacaaatagtTTCAGTATCGAGAGACTGATAAAGAAGGAAGATTCAAGAGATAGTGTTCTTCCCATAACTACGTTTGGTGTAGCGAACAATTTGCAACAGACTGGTGTAACGGAAACACAGAAGCTACCAACCTTTAGTGTGTTTTCGAAACGTTTCAATGTCGCTAAGTTAGATGACCTAATCGAAGGTAAACATGAACCGATTCTTCACGGTCAATCAAATCATGAAAGGGAACTGTCCAATGTGAAAATTGAATCTGCATTTTATAACAACGAACGCGTGGATAAGTTGAAAGAAAACATAGTTAGTGTAAACAGGACTGCAAGCGACCGTCCCTATTTAAACATAAATggtaataaacaaaataacttGCAGCAAATGCAATCTCACGACATGAAATTTCCATGCCATCCTTCACACTTGTTGAGAAAAACAACGCCGACACAAGTCATCTTCCAACAACAACTGCCTATGTGGAAGGAAGAACAGAAAAAGCAACAGCTTCTGcaggaacaacaacaacaacagaaacaaTCATATCagcaagaacaacaacaacaaaaataccagcaacaaaaacaacaacaacaacaactggcTCTCTGGGCGGAAGAACAACAGAAAAACATACTAAatttgcaacaacaacaacaacaacagcacgAGATGTTCAAGGCAGAAGAAAGATCCAGAGAGCAATTGCAGAAAGAACGACAACTAAGCTGGCAAGAGCAATTCTCAATAGATTCACATAAAAGAAAGTCAAACAATTTGCTTAATCCACCTTATACAGAAGTAGATAAATGGAGAAGACATATTAATAATGATGTTGCTGAAAGAAAAATTGCTTCGGATGTAAGTCCGGAGGATTTGCCTTTTTTTAAGCAGCAAATTAACGCAGCTCAAGAGACAAGCCTGGCGTATCGTCACATACAACAGAGTTTACTGCGTGGCATGCCGAGATGTGGAGCGCTTCCTCGTTTTCCTATGAATGGCTTACCCATACATTGTGATATAAGATCAGCTGCTCTCCCAGGGTCAGAAAGGAACAACCACGCCGCACGATTCCTGCATCCAAACGTAGACAGTTATCCTGCCGGCATGCCGAAATATAACCCTAGCGTGATTTCTGCTGACTCAGGCGGTTATTCGCCATACTACAGACAGCCATCTTTGTTAGATAGACACGCTGCGTTGTGGAATTCCAGAGATATAAACAGCGGACCAGATGGGAGAGCACGTAAAAATTCATCGTATATCGTggacaaataa